A part of Rhopalosiphum maidis isolate BTI-1 chromosome 3, ASM367621v3, whole genome shotgun sequence genomic DNA contains:
- the LOC113558789 gene encoding homeobox protein MSX-1: MSPNTHGPIPQILSKIPESETTVMNLNTSERPENDKVLKTHNDDDQRRKPMFLFSVDYILNKAGETNAEDDTEQQNKKHFDWLYCTRFKPPKLDRIKRKDGQHRQKRRPGRNPRIPFTTQQVTVLEHEFRRSAYLGGTNDVHVLSDRLRLSESRIKIWFQNRRARERRDHHSGSLSGSSSTNTTNYSSQQQRLPISSTSAFKPLMPSHTYVEGNDSSS, translated from the exons ATGTCACCCAATACTCACGG accaATACCTcaaattttatcgaaaatccCGGAATCTGAAACTACAGTAATGAACTTAAACACCTCAGAACGGCCCGAAAatgataaagttttaaaaacacacaACGATGATGATCAAAGAAGAAAaccaatgtttttatttagcgtggattatatattgaataaagcTGGAGAAACGAATGCCGAAGACGATActgaacaacaaaataaaaaacattttgactgGTTGTATTGTACACGATTCAAGCCTCCAAAACTCGACA GGATAAAAAGGAAGGATGGGCAACATAGACAGAAACGGAGACCAGGACGTAATCCGAGAATACCATTTACAACTCAACAAGTTACAGTATTGGAACATGAATTCCGGCGGAGCGCATATTTAGGAGGAACTAACGACGTACATGTATTGTCTGATAGATTACGACTATCGGAAAGCAGA ataaaaatatggtttCAAAACCGTAGGGCCAGAGAACGTAGAGATCATCACAGTGGAAGTTTATCTGGATCATCTAGTACCAACACTACTAACTATTCTTCTCAACAACAACGACTCCCAATATCATCTACGTCTGCATTCAAACCATTGATGCCATCACACACTTATGTTGAAGGAAATGATTCTTCGTCTTGA